A genomic window from Diospyros lotus cultivar Yz01 chromosome 2, ASM1463336v1, whole genome shotgun sequence includes:
- the LOC127795177 gene encoding serine/threonine-protein kinase RIPK-like gives MVLKKKLLRSIFPGCFKPKGAALEPAGNNGVSKQDLFHRLSLVDLSSPGSPLSLISDLSNSLAGSNLHVFTHAELKTITNNFSSSNYLGEGGFGPVHKGFVDDKMRPGLEAQPVAVKLLDLDGRQGHREWLAEVIFLGQLRHPHLVKLLGYCCEDEQRLLVYEYMARGNLENQLFRRFSISLPWKTRLKIAVGAAKCLAFLHGEEKPVIYRDFKASNILLSSDYTAKLSDFGLAKDGPQGDQTHVTTRVMGTEGYAAPEYIMTGHLTTMSDVYSFGVVLLELLTGRRAMEKSRPSREQCLVEWAKPLLKDPQKVDRLMDPSLEGQYSTQGAKKAAALAHQCLSHHAKCRPTMSNVVQILEPLMDLDDLPLESFLYIAPNATDKTSVLGKEGLKKTENRKGHRHRHRDRLRSTKLRAVHSDTALYKTLKE, from the exons ATGGTTCTGAAGAAAAAATTGCTCAGGAGCATCTTTCCGGGTTGCTTCAAGCCCAAAGGAGCAGCGCTGGAGCCGGCAGGAAACAATGGAGTCTCGAAGCAGGACTTGTTTCACAGGCTTTCGCTTGTGGATTTGAGCAGCCCCGGCTCGCCGCTGTCTCTCATCAGCGACCTATCCAATTCCCTCGCCGGATCAAACCTTCATGTTTTCACACACGCAGAACTGAAAACGATCACCAACAACTTCTCGTCGAGCAATTACCTCGGCGAGGGTGGGTTCGGTCCGGTTCACAAGGGATTCGTCGATGACAAGATGAGGCCCGGCTTGGAGGCTCAGCCCGTCGCTGTGAAGCTCCTGGACTTGGACGGCCGTCAAGGCCACCGGGAATGGCTG GCGGAAGTGATCTTTCTGGGGCAACTGAGGCATCCCCATCTGGTGAAGCTACTCGGCTACTGCTGCGAGGATGAGCAAAGGCTTCTTGTTTACGAATATATGGCTCGAGGCAACCTCGAGAACCAACTGTTCAGAA GGTTTTCCATTTCGTTGCCGTGGAAGACGAGGTTAAAAATAGCAGTTGGCGCCGCAAAATGTCTTGCTTTCCTCCACGGCGAAGAGAAACCGGTGATTTATAGGGATTTTAAGGCGTCCAACATATTGTTAAGCTCG GATTACACGGCCAAGCTCTCTGATTTTGGGTTGGCAAAGGATGGCCCTCAAGGCGACCAAACCCATGTCACGACGCGGGTGATGGGCACAGAGGGGTATGCTGCTCCTGAATACATCATGACAG GTCATTTGACGACCATGAGCGACGTGTACAGCTTCGGCGTCGTATTGCTGGAACTGCTAACAGGGAGAAGAGCCATGGAAAAGAGCCGGCCGAGCAGAGAGCAGTGCCTGGTGGAATGGGCAAAGCCTCTTCTCAAGGATCCCCAGAAGGTTGATCGGCTGATGGACCCGAGCCTCGAAGGGCAGTACTCGACACAAGGGGCCAAGAAGGCGGCAGCCCTGGCTCACCAGTGCTTGAGCCACCATGCCAAGTGTAGACCCACAATGAGTAATGTGGTGCAGATCTTGGAGCCTCTCATGGACTTGGACGACCTTCCATTGGAATCCTTTCTGTACATTGCTCCCAATGCAACTGATAAAACAAGCGTTTTGGGGAAAGAAGGGTTGAAAAAGACTGAGAATCGCAAAGGCCACAGGCACAGGCACAGGGACAGGCTAAGGTCGACGAAATTGCGAGCCGTCCACTCAGACACCGCTCTGTACAAAACTCTCAAGGAATAA
- the LOC127795273 gene encoding trimethyltridecatetraene synthase-like encodes METLSWTSFAAAWLATAALLLLSTHLRRRRKINLPPGPRPWPIIGNLNLIGSLPHRSIHNLSQKYGHIMHLRFGSFPVVVGSSVEMAKVFLKTMDVTFACRPKTAAGKYTTYNYSDITWSPYGAYWRQARRMCLMELFSAKRLESFEYIRVEELTSLLKELYKCSGKPILLKDQMSTVSLNVISRMVLGKRYLDQEEESPVTPEEFKKMLDELFLLNGVFNIGDSIPWIDFLDLQGYVKRMKALAKKFDVFLEHVLDEHNDRRQAEGENFVARDMVDVLLQLADDPNNEVKLERHGVKAFTQDLLAGGTESSAVTTEWAISEIIKRPEVFDKAVEELDRVIGRDRWVEEKDIPKLPYIEAIVKETMRMHPVAPMLVPRFSREDCQVAGYDIPKGTRVLVNVWTIGRDPSLWDEPEEFRPERFIGKAIDVKGQDYELLPFGSGRRMCPGYSLGLKVIQASLANLLHGFTWSLPDNTKLGDLNMEETFGLSTPKKIPLVALVQPRLSPELYK; translated from the exons ATGGAAACGCTATCATGGACATCCTTTGCCGCCGCATGGCTGGCGACGGCAGCTCTCCTCCTTCTCTCAACACAtctccgccgccgccgcaaGATCAACCTGCCGCCAGGTCCCAGGCCGTGGCCCATCATCGGCAACCTCAACCTCATCGGATCACTCCCGCACCGCTCAATCCACAACCTGTCGCAGAAGTACGGCCACATCATGCATCTCCGCTTCGGCTCCTTCCCCGTTGTCGTCGGCTCCTCCGTGGAGATGGCCAAGGTCTTCCTCAAAACCATGGACGTTACCTTCGCTTGCCGCCCCAAAACGGCAGCCGGAAAATACACCACCTACAACTACTCCGACATCACGTGGTCGCCGTACGGGGCTTACTGGCGGCAAGCTCGGAGAATGTGCCTGATGGAGCTGTTTAGCGCGAAGCGGCTCGAATCGTTCGAGTACATTCGGGTGGAAGAGCTGACCTCTTTGCTGAAGGAGCTGTACAAGTGTTCCGGCAAGCCCATCTTGCTGAAGGACCAAATGTCGACGGTAAGCCTGAACGTGATCAGCCGGATGGTGCTAGGGAAGAGGTACCTGGACCAGGAGGAGGAGTCGCCGGTGACGCCTGAGGAGTTCAAGAAGATGCTGGACGAGCTGTTCTTGCTGAACGGCGTGTTCAACATCGGAGACTCGATCCCTTGGATCGATTTCCTGGACTTGCAGGGGTACGTGAAGAGGATGAAGGCTTTGGCGAAGAAGTTCGATGTGTTCTTGGAGCATGTACTGGACGAACACAACGACAGGAGACAAGCGGAGGGGGAGAACTTCGTGGCCAGGGACATGGTCGACGTTCTTCTGCAACTCGCCGATGACCCCAATAACGAGGTCAAGCTAGAAAGGCATGGAGTCAAGGCTTTTACCCAG GACCTACTCGCCGGTGGAACCGAGAGCTCGGCCGTGACCACAGAATGGGCAATCTCCGAGATAATAAAGAGACCAGAGGTTTTTGACAAGGCAGTCGAAGAGTTGGACCGAGTCATCGGTAGAGATAGATGGGTCGAAGAGAAAGACATCCCGAAGCTGCCTTACATAGAGGCTATTGTCAAAGAGACGATGAGAATGCACCCTGTAGCACCGATGTTGGTCCCTCGGTTCTCTCGCGAGGATTGCCAGGTGGCCGGCTACGACATTCCCAAGGGAACTCGAGTGCTCGTCAATGTCTGGACAATCGGAAGGGACCCTTCGTTGTGGGATGAGCCGGAGGAGTTTCGACCGGAGCGGTTCATCGGAAAGGCAATCGACGTCAAGGGGCAAGATTACGAATTGCTGCCATTTGGGTCCGGGCGCAGGATGTGCCCTGGATACAGTCTCGGTTTGAAGGTGATCCAGGCCAGCTTGGCCAATCTTCTCCATGGATTTACATGGAGTTTGCCCGACAACACGAAGCTAGGTGATCTAAACATGGAGGAAACATTTGGACTCTCCACACCTAAGAAGATCCCTCTGGTTGCACTGGTCCAGCCTAGGCTTTCCCCAGAACTTTACAAGTAA